From Paenibacillus sp. GP183, one genomic window encodes:
- a CDS encoding Gfo/Idh/MocA family oxidoreductase, protein MSIKTIQVGIIGAGNIGDVHIAAFKQLSDIHVAAVTDAYLPLAVERASEYQIDKVYPDAQKLLEDPYIDAVVIAVSNEWHAPLAVQALEAGKHVMLEKPMALNVQSAKQIVEAERKSGKVVMIPHQMRWESIPLQVKEQVDKGALGSIYHAKANWTRRKGIPGWGTWFTQMEKSGGGPLIDIGVHMLDLTLHLMGNPKPVSVYGATYSEFGPLKRGIGTWGKPNWNGLYDVEDLATALIKLDNGATLSLDVSWAALADTDNLPHIQLLGSTGGASIRGPKGKLFAEIFDSEVDVELAVPLADEGSRNRMNRHFIECIRDGKQPMTSVMSGYTNNLILDAIYRSSRTGHEVTLDWEI, encoded by the coding sequence ATGTCCATCAAAACGATTCAAGTCGGTATCATTGGAGCCGGGAATATCGGCGATGTGCATATAGCGGCTTTCAAGCAGCTTTCTGATATTCATGTAGCTGCAGTTACAGATGCTTATTTGCCTCTCGCGGTTGAACGGGCTTCCGAATATCAAATTGACAAAGTGTATCCGGATGCGCAAAAGCTTCTGGAGGATCCATATATTGATGCAGTTGTCATCGCTGTTTCCAATGAATGGCATGCGCCGCTAGCCGTACAGGCCTTGGAAGCCGGCAAGCATGTCATGCTGGAAAAACCAATGGCGCTTAACGTTCAATCAGCCAAACAAATCGTGGAAGCCGAGCGGAAGTCAGGGAAAGTTGTGATGATTCCACATCAGATGCGTTGGGAATCCATTCCCCTGCAGGTAAAAGAGCAGGTGGACAAAGGCGCTCTAGGCAGCATCTACCATGCCAAAGCCAATTGGACGCGCCGTAAAGGAATTCCCGGCTGGGGAACCTGGTTTACGCAGATGGAAAAATCAGGCGGAGGTCCCTTGATTGACATTGGCGTGCATATGTTGGATTTGACGCTGCACTTGATGGGTAATCCAAAGCCTGTTTCCGTATATGGTGCAACTTACTCCGAATTTGGTCCGCTTAAGCGCGGTATTGGCACATGGGGGAAGCCCAATTGGAACGGTCTCTATGATGTGGAAGATTTGGCTACAGCGCTTATCAAGCTCGATAACGGGGCAACCTTATCTCTGGATGTCAGCTGGGCAGCCTTGGCCGATACCGATAATCTTCCTCATATCCAATTGCTTGGATCTACAGGAGGAGCTTCCATTCGCGGACCGAAGGGCAAGCTGTTCGCCGAGATATTCGACAGTGAGGTTGATGTCGAATTGGCAGTTCCCTTGGCCGATGAAGGTTCACGCAATCGGATGAATCGCCATTTCATCGAATGCATCCGCGACGGCAAGCAGCCGATGACTTCTGTTATGAGCGGCTACACGAATAATTTGATTCTGGATGCTATTTACCGTTCTTCCCGCACCGGACATGAAGTCACCCTGGATTGGGAAATTTAG
- the kapB gene encoding sporulation phosphorelay system protein KapB has protein sequence MTNGTFSVGDKVTAVYKTGGYIGEIVELTGTSKAAVKILAVIEHPTQGDLHHPMEANVSMFHQRRALAYQEIALMPIATIAPFEGSIPEYKQSLKRALDTEIQKLTELETWSRRSLEQLTQLQNEYFPA, from the coding sequence ATGACAAATGGAACCTTTTCGGTAGGCGATAAAGTAACGGCCGTTTATAAAACGGGAGGGTATATCGGGGAGATTGTTGAACTCACAGGAACGTCGAAGGCTGCGGTCAAAATTCTGGCGGTGATCGAACACCCGACACAAGGGGATCTGCATCATCCCATGGAAGCCAATGTGTCGATGTTCCATCAAAGAAGGGCGCTTGCTTATCAGGAAATTGCCTTGATGCCGATCGCAACCATTGCTCCTTTTGAGGGAAGCATACCTGAATATAAACAATCCCTCAAAAGAGCGCTTGATACAGAAATTCAAAAGCTGACGGAACTGGAAACCTGGTCAAGACGGTCCCTGGAGCAGCTGACTCAGCTGCAAAATGAATACTTTCCCGCTTAA
- a CDS encoding thioredoxin family protein — protein MIKEWNEQELLAHAKWAAHPFAVFLYTPLCGTCKLAERMLDIILTMEPDLPIYKSNVNFLPRVVQDWQISSIPCIVILKAGPAKKIYSMKSVDDLYRELKPLMF, from the coding sequence ATGATCAAGGAGTGGAACGAGCAAGAATTGCTTGCACATGCGAAGTGGGCTGCTCATCCGTTTGCCGTTTTTTTGTATACTCCTCTCTGTGGAACATGTAAGCTGGCGGAACGGATGCTGGATATTATTTTAACCATGGAGCCTGATCTCCCGATATATAAAAGTAATGTAAATTTTCTCCCGAGGGTGGTTCAAGATTGGCAAATTTCCAGTATTCCCTGTATAGTTATTCTGAAAGCAGGGCCAGCCAAAAAAATATACAGCATGAAATCGGTAGATGATTTATATAGGGAGCTAAAGCCATTGATGTTTTGA
- a CDS encoding ATP-binding cassette domain-containing protein, translating to MITVNGVTLRYGKRALFEDVNIKFTPGNCYGLIGANGAGKSTFLKILSGEIEPNKGEVSITPGERMAVLKQNHFEFDEFEVIKTVVMGHARLFQIMAEKDALYAKADFSEEDGMKAAELEGEFQDLDGWQAESDAAELLIGLGIPTSMHDLKMRDLEGNDKVRVLLAQALFGNPQILLLDEPTNHLNLESIRWLEYFLARYEGTVIVVSHDRHFLNQVCTHIADIDFGKIQMYVGNYDFWYESSQLALRLSRDANKKTEEKRKELEAFIARFSANASKSKQATSRKKQLEKLTLEDIRPSNRKYPFIHFKSEREAGKQLLQVENLSKTIEGVKVLDNLSFTVNKGDKIAFVGPDGLAKTTLFKILMGELEADEGTYTWGITTSQAYFPKDSQEYFDVDLNLVDWLRQYSKDQDESFLRGFLGRMLFSGEEALKKANVLSGGEKVRCMFSKMMLGGANVLILDEPTNHLDLESITALNNGLVDFDGTMLFVSHDHQFINTIANRVMEITPNGLIDKMMTYDEFLDNEDVKKQRELLYV from the coding sequence ATGATTACAGTTAATGGTGTGACGCTTCGATACGGCAAAAGAGCCCTGTTTGAAGACGTTAATATTAAATTTACTCCAGGCAATTGCTATGGGCTTATCGGTGCTAACGGCGCCGGCAAATCGACTTTTCTTAAAATATTATCCGGCGAAATAGAGCCGAACAAAGGCGAAGTCAGCATAACTCCAGGTGAACGTATGGCCGTACTGAAGCAGAATCATTTCGAATTCGATGAATTTGAAGTGATCAAGACCGTCGTCATGGGCCACGCTCGCTTGTTTCAAATAATGGCAGAGAAGGATGCCCTTTATGCCAAAGCGGACTTCTCCGAGGAGGACGGGATGAAAGCCGCCGAGCTCGAAGGCGAATTTCAGGATTTGGACGGCTGGCAAGCGGAATCCGATGCGGCTGAGCTGTTAATTGGCTTGGGTATCCCCACCAGTATGCATGATCTCAAGATGAGGGATCTAGAAGGCAACGATAAGGTACGTGTGCTGCTCGCGCAGGCCTTATTCGGCAACCCGCAAATTCTTTTGCTCGATGAGCCTACGAACCATTTAAACTTGGAATCGATTCGCTGGCTGGAATATTTCCTTGCCCGTTACGAAGGCACAGTCATCGTCGTATCGCATGATCGTCACTTCCTGAATCAGGTTTGTACGCACATTGCCGACATCGACTTTGGTAAAATTCAAATGTACGTCGGCAACTACGACTTCTGGTATGAGTCCAGCCAACTGGCTCTGAGACTTTCTCGTGATGCCAACAAGAAGACTGAAGAGAAGCGTAAAGAGCTGGAAGCGTTTATCGCGCGTTTCAGTGCAAATGCCTCCAAATCCAAGCAAGCGACTTCCCGTAAGAAACAGCTGGAAAAGCTGACTCTGGAGGACATTCGTCCGTCGAACCGGAAATATCCTTTTATCCATTTCAAATCCGAGCGAGAAGCGGGTAAACAGCTGCTGCAGGTCGAGAATTTGAGCAAAACGATCGAGGGTGTCAAGGTATTGGATAACCTGAGCTTCACCGTGAATAAAGGCGATAAAATTGCTTTTGTCGGACCTGACGGCCTGGCCAAGACGACATTATTCAAAATCCTGATGGGCGAGCTGGAAGCCGATGAAGGTACCTATACCTGGGGGATCACCACTTCTCAAGCTTATTTCCCGAAAGACAGCCAAGAGTATTTCGACGTGGATCTGAACCTGGTTGATTGGCTGCGCCAATATTCCAAGGATCAGGATGAATCCTTCCTGCGCGGCTTCCTGGGACGGATGCTGTTCTCGGGAGAGGAAGCGCTGAAGAAGGCCAATGTGCTTTCGGGGGGTGAAAAGGTGCGCTGTATGTTCTCCAAAATGATGCTGGGCGGAGCGAACGTGCTCATCCTGGATGAGCCGACGAACCATCTGGATTTGGAGTCCATCACAGCGCTGAACAATGGTCTTGTCGATTTCGACGGGACAATGCTGTTTGTTTCTCATGACCATCAATTCATCAATACGATCGCCAATCGGGTGATGGAAATTACGCCGAACGGCCTCATAGATAAAATGATGACCTATGATGAATTCCTCGATAATGAAGATGTGAAAAAGCAGCGTGAGCTGCTCTATGTATAA